In the genome of Pseudomonas sp. LBUM920, one region contains:
- a CDS encoding DMT family transporter: MTRSTLKRLLLQVAFVLSWSSGYIGAKLGTQGSGAFNLLFWRFLLVSVCLGLFLNVKLLKVTWAQIRHYAVIGFLSQFLYLSCLYVAIQNGLPPGIAAIIAALQPLMTAALSTGSAAERSGGWQWVGLMISFAGVSIVIAGQYSSGGQSVGFVMYLLPLAAALGLTLATLYERRAAQRQDAGLVLPLFIQSLLTLIGFSGAVLYTGTFSVPHDSDVLISIAWLTVFSTFVAYLSLWMLLRVMTATHVAALVYLEPPVTLVWAALMFGDAIQGSTYAGIAVVVAGLVLVRLKQPTVACAS; encoded by the coding sequence ATGACGCGATCAACCTTGAAACGGCTGCTGTTGCAGGTGGCGTTTGTGCTGTCCTGGAGCTCCGGCTACATCGGCGCCAAGTTGGGTACGCAAGGCAGCGGGGCATTCAACCTGCTGTTCTGGCGCTTCTTGCTGGTGTCGGTGTGCCTGGGGCTGTTTTTGAACGTGAAGCTGTTGAAGGTGACCTGGGCTCAGATTCGCCATTACGCCGTGATCGGCTTTCTCTCGCAGTTCCTCTACCTGAGCTGCCTGTATGTGGCGATCCAAAACGGATTGCCGCCCGGCATTGCGGCCATCATCGCGGCGCTGCAGCCGTTGATGACGGCGGCATTGTCGACCGGCAGCGCTGCCGAGCGCAGCGGTGGCTGGCAGTGGGTCGGGTTGATGATCAGCTTTGCCGGGGTCTCCATCGTAATCGCCGGGCAGTACAGCAGTGGCGGGCAGAGCGTCGGCTTTGTCATGTACTTGTTGCCACTGGCCGCAGCGCTGGGGCTGACACTGGCGACCTTGTACGAGCGCCGGGCCGCGCAGCGCCAGGACGCGGGGTTGGTGTTGCCGCTGTTCATCCAGTCGTTGCTCACGCTGATCGGCTTTTCCGGCGCCGTGCTCTATACCGGCACCTTCAGTGTTCCTCATGACTCGGACGTGTTGATCTCTATCGCCTGGCTGACGGTGTTTTCCACATTCGTCGCGTATTTGAGCTTGTGGATGTTGTTGCGGGTAATGACAGCGACCCACGTGGCAGCGCTGGTCTATCTGGAGCCACCGGTCACCCTGGTGTGGGCGGCGTTGATGTTTGGCGATGCGATCCAGGGCTCAACCTACGCCGGCATTGCAGTGGTGGTGGCGGGGCTG